The Nonlabens spongiae genome contains a region encoding:
- a CDS encoding 4Fe-4S binding protein, with translation MAIIITDECINCGACEPECPNTAIYEAADDWRYADGTDLDGNVVLPSGKEVDANETQEPVSDEFYYIVPDKCTECVGFHEEPQCAAVCPVDCCVPDEDIVETEAELRAKQSFMHKN, from the coding sequence ATGGCAATCATCATTACAGACGAGTGTATCAATTGTGGAGCCTGTGAACCAGAATGTCCCAACACGGCCATTTATGAAGCCGCAGACGACTGGCGTTACGCCGATGGTACCGATCTGGATGGCAATGTCGTGCTCCCCAGCGGTAAAGAAGTGGATGCCAATGAGACTCAAGAACCGGTGAGTGATGAGTTTTACTACATCGTACCTGATAAGTGTACCGAGTGTGTAGGTTTTCATGAAGAGCCTCAATGTGCTGCGGTTTGCCCAGTAGATTGCTGTGTGCCTGATGAAGATATCGTTGAGACCGAGGCTGAGCTGCGTGCCAAGCAGTCTTTTATGCATAAGAACTAA